One Ilumatobacter coccineus YM16-304 genomic window, GCGGCATGCAGACCGGCTACCAGTCGATGGGCCACACCGTCGGTTTCGAGATCTTCGACACGGTCGACGTCGAGGAGATGGCTCGCGAAGCCGCTCGTCAGGCGATCACCAAGCTCCAGGCTCGCCCGGCACCCTCGGGTGAGATGCCGGTCGTCATCAAGCACGGCACCGGTGGCGTGCTGTTCCACGAAGCGTGCGGTCACGGTCTCGAAGCCGACCACATCCAGAAGGGCGCGAGCGTCTACGCCGGCAAGGTCGGCGAACTCGTCGCCAACCCGCTCGTCACGCTCGTCGACGACGGCACGATGCCCGGTGAATGGGGCACGCTCGGCATCGACGACGAGGGGCAGCGCACCCAGCGCAACGTCCTGATCGAAGACGGCATCCTCACCGACTACATGTGGGACTTCCTCCGAGCTCGCAAAGACGGACGGCCACAGTCGGGCAACGGGCGCCGCCAGAGCTACCAGCACCTGCCGATGGTGCGGATGACCAACACGTTCGTGATGAACGGCCCCGACAACCCCGACGATATCGTCTCGTCCACGCCCAACGGCGTGTACGTCGCCAAGCTCGGCGGCGGGTCGGTCAACACGGCGTCGGGTGACTTCGTGTTCGGCATGACCGAGGCGTACCTGATCGAAGACGGCAAGATCACCGAGCCGCTGCGTGACGGCAACCTCATCGGCAACGGTCCGAAGGTGCTGCAAGACATCGACATGCTCGCGAACGACTTCTCGATGGGCAGTCCCGGCACGTGTGGCAAAGACGGTCAGGGCGTTCCGGTCGGCGACGGTCAGCCGACCCTGCGCGTCAAGGCGCTCACCGTCGGCGGAACGGCGGCCTGACGATGAGCGACACCACGTCCGAACTCCAACAGATCGCCGATCGGGTCGTCGAACGAGCCCGCGCCGGTGAGCAGATCGAAGCGTTCGTGTCTCGCGGTGGCGAGACCGAAGTCCGCATCTACGAAGGCGAGGTCGAACACTTCGTCGCCGCGCAGGCCGAAGGCATCGGCATCCGCGTGATCAGCGACGGTCGAACCGGATTCGCCTATGCCGGCACGCTCGACGAGTCGGCGATCGGTGAAGTGCTCGACGAAGCACGCGACAACGTGCAGTTCGGCAATGCCGACGAGTACGCCTCGCTCGCCGAGCCCGACGGTGTCGCGCCGACCGAGCAGTCGTTGTGGAACGACGCGCTCGCCGACTTCGCCACCGACCGCAAGATCGAGATCGCGAAAGAACTCGAGAAGCTCGCAGCGGGCAAAGACAGCCGGGTCCGTGTCGACGATGCGAACTACGCCGACGCCTGGGGAGAAGCTGCGGTCGCCTCGACCGCGGGCATCCGTCAGGCCGGCCGGGAGAACGGCTGCTACGTGTCGGTCTCGACACTCGCCGACGACGGCGAGGGCGACGACGCCGAGACCCAGACCGGTTTCGGGTTCTCGGTCGGCAACGAGCCGAGCGAGTTCGACCTCGAACGCGCCGCGACCGAAGCGAACGACCGGGCCACCCGGCTCCTCGGCGCGACCAAGCCGTCGTCGAAGCGGGTCACCGTGGTGCTCGACCCGTTCGTCACGGCGCAGTTCCTCGGTGTCATCTCGTCCACCCTCAACGGCGAGGCCGTCGTCAAGGGGCGCTCCCTCTTCAAGGATCGCATCGGCGACCAGGTCGCCGCAGCCGGGGTCACCCTGGTCGACGACCCGACCAACCCGAAGGCCTACACCTCCACCGACGTCGACGGCGAAGGGCTCGCCGCACGTCGCAACGTCCTGATCGAGAACGGTCGGCTCCAGCAGTTCGTGCACAACGCCTACTCGGCGCGACGAGCCGGCACGGTGTCGACCGGCAACGCAACACGTGGCGGGTTCGCCGGCACGCCGGGCGTGGGTTGTCTCGCGCTCTCGCTGGAGCCCGGCACGCGCAGCCAGGCCGAGATCATCGCCGACATCGACGACGGACTGCTCGTGCAGCAGATGCAGGGCCTGCACTCGGGCGTCAACCCGATCAGCGGCGACTTCTCCACGGGAGCGGCCGGCCTGTTGATCAACAACGGCGAGGTCGGCGCGCCGGTGCGCGAGTTCACCATCGCCTCCACGCTGCAGCGCATGCTCCTCGACATCGTCGAGGTCGGCGGCGACATCGACTGGTTGCCGATGCGCAGCGCCGGGATGAGCCTCGTCATCTCCGACATCACCATGTCGGGCAACTGAACTCGGGTCAAGGTCCCGCCCAAACCTGCCGATGTGGGCGGGTGAGGCTCCACCGAACCGCAACCCTGGCAGCTGCGGTCCTGAGTGTGGCCGCCTGCGGCTCGCCACCGTCAGAGGTGGCGTCGCAGCGTTCCGACACGCTTCCCGAACCGATCGAACTGCCCCGTGAGTACGAGATCCCGGAGGTGTTGCAACCCGACGTGATCGAGTTGCCAGAGGGGTACGACGATCCGATTCGCCTCAGCGCCGACGTCGACACGTCGCTGATCGCGTCGTACGGCTACACGATCGAGTTCGGCATGGACGGCATCGACGAGCGCGGCGAATTGGTCACGAGCTGGATCGCGATCGACGGCACGGTCGACCGGGTCGGCGGCGTCGGGCAGTGGAGTATCTCCGCCGACGATCTCGAGTCGTCGGGCAACGACTTCGTGCCGATCCATCCCGACGTCGAACGCGTCGTCTGGGTGCAAGACGCCGTCAGCGATCGACAGGCCGTGCTCGGAATCAGCCCGGTCGGCGCTGAGGCCGGGTCTCCGATCTGGTGGGACATCGAAGAGGACACGATCGAGAGCGCCGCAGTGTTCATGGTCGAGCGGACGCTGACGATCGACGAACTGTGGGAAGCGGCGTCCATCGAACCAATCTCGACGACCGAAGTCGACGACGGGCTGCGGCGCTCCGACGCGGTGATGGACGCGGCGCGAACGGCGTCGTACGACGACGTATCGATCCTCGACCTCGTCAGAGGAGCCACCGGCGACGTGAGCATCGAAGCAGTACACGACGCCCAGGGGCGGGTGCACTCCGTCCGGCTGGAGGGTGCGTTCGCCGACGACTCGATGACCGGCGCCGGGGCTTCAGGCAGTGTGAGCGTCGTCGTTCAGCTGCGCTACCCGGGCGACGTCGACGCGATTGCCGAACCCATCGACCCGCAACCTCTGCCGTCCCCCGACGTCGAACCGACCATCGTCGTGGAACCCGACACCCCTCTCGAACCGTCTTCCGAACGCCCGATCGTCGAGATGAAGATCATCGGCGCCTGGGAGCGCGACGACGAACTGCTCGTGTCGGTCGACGAGACCGGTCTGATGACGGTGGTGACCGACCGTTCGGTCTACAGCTCGGTGCGGGACTTCAACGCGCTGCGCCTGAGCGAGCACGGCCACCGACGGCTCGCCGACCGTCTGCGCGAGACCGGCATCTACGAACACCTCGGCCGGCTTCCGTCGGACAGCGGCAAAGTGGGGCCCGACGAGGCCTATGCCAGCATGACGATCAACGGTGCCGCCATCTTCCGGCTCAACGACTACCGGCGCCCGCCGAGGCCTGATGTTGCCGACCTGAGCGACGGTCGGCGCACCGCCGCCGAAGACGCCATCGACCTGTTCGTCGACCTGTCGTGGTTGGAGCCTGACGACATCGCCGAACCCCTGGGTCCGTGGGTCCCTGAATCGATGTCCGTCGCCGCTCGCGCCGGCGTGGCCGATCGCAGCGGGCTGCCCGAGCCCGCACTGAGCGACACTCCGGAGTGGCCGTACGAGCGGTCGATCGAGGAGATGTCGACGAGCGTCGGCAGCAACGCGTACGACGAACCGACGCTCGACTTCTGCCTCCGGGGTGACGAGGTCGCGCCGTTGTTCGAACTGCTCACCGGCGTCAACCACGCCTACCTCCGCGTCGCCGATGGTGGAGTGGTCTGGGAGTTGAACGTGCAGCCGAGCGTGCCGGCGTCGAGCACGTCGGACTGCTGAGGGGCGCCAGCCAAGGTTCAACCGACTGGGTTGCCGTCGGGGTCGGTGACGATCCAGTCGCCGGTGGAGCAACTCGACCCCGGCCGCTACGACGAGATGATCTGCCGCACACGTCGAGCGTGGGAAGCGGCGCCTTGCCACGGCCCGGCGCCCGCGCCGCTGCGCGAGCCATGGCGAGCACGGCATCGGCACGCCGCTGAGCCTCGCAGCGCGACAGCGGAGCATCGCCGCTCGCGGCGAGATCGGACTTCCATTCGGCGTCGATGAAGTGAGCGAACACCTCGTTGACTTCGGCGCCGTCGAGCGACCCGAAGGTCGCCGTGAGTCGCCACGATCCGTCAGGACGCAACCGCATCGAGGCATCGCGCCGCTCCCGAACCGCTTCGGCATCGCGCCGGGCTCGTTCGCCGTCGGCCGATCGCTCGAAATTGCGCAGCCGCCGTTCGAACTGGTCGTAGGGCAACCGGCGCTCATCGGCCAGCAACCGCTCGACGTTGGCGACCAGGTCGAGCTGGATCCGCGGGTTGGACGCCACTCGACCCATCAGCACCGTCTGATCGGTGCCGACACCGCCGGCTCGTGCGGCCTGGGCCCAGGTGGGCAGCAGCGCGAACATGCGCATGGTCTGGTTCGAGCCAAGGCGGTCGGGCCCGACAGCTTGCGGTGGTGGCGAATACGCGACCGCGTCGAGCCGAACCCGAGCGACTGGTCGTGGCCACGTTCGTCGATCGCACCGGTTGCGTCGACCTCGAGCGCAGCGACCCGAGCCGACAACTCGCTCACCTCGCACTCATGGTTGCGGGCGCCGACGTCAGACAGGGCGGACAGGTCGGCCTCGTTCAGCCGGTCGATCACCGCGTGCCCCAACGCGAGCAGCTCGAACGGGTCGGCCGGGAGCGACACCTCGGACAGCGGCGGTTCGGCACCCCACGCCTCCTCGAAGTCGAACACTTCGGCCACTGCCATGCCTCCTGATGCGCACGGGGGTACCTCAGAGTTGCCGAGATCGCCGATGGTCCGCGACGCGAGCTCGGCGACCGGCGACAATTCGAAGGTGAGGGAGTGGGACGACGAGTTCTTGGATTCGATGCGGCAGGTGGGCGACCCCTTCGCCGATGCGGTGGCGGCGCGTGTGCTCGACGAGGGGCAGGTGGAGGCAGTTCGTCATCTCCTCCAGCAGTTGCTCGATCACGACGACGTGCACCGAGCCGAGCTGCCCGACCACGTCCGTGAGTATCTCGACCAGACGGCGGCGCTGCCCGACTGGGCCGATCCGGAGCGGATGCGCCGCGGTGAGATCGTGTTCGAACGCTGGGGCGTCGCCATCTCGGTGGCGTTGTTCTGCGCGTCGCTCCCGAGCGCCTACGCCTGCGCGAAGGGTGTGTCGGTGCTCGCTCAGACCGCACGGCTCGAGACCGACACGCGCCGCCGCATCATGGAGACCGGTCAGTTCCTGATCGACGTGCTCGGCCCCGGCGGCATGGCTCCAGGCGGCAAGGGGATCATGGCGATCCAGCGAGTGCGACTGATGCACGCGGCGATTCGGCACCTGATCCTCGCTCACGGTTGGGACTCCGCCGAGCTCGGCCTGCCGATCAACCAGGAAGACCTTGCCGGCACCCTGCTCTCGTTCAGCTACACACTCGTGGAGCCGTTGCCGCGTCTCGGCATGACCCTCGCCGACGACGAAGTCGAGGACTTCCTCTACGTGTGGCGCGTGGTCGGCGAGATGATGGGGGTCGACGCGAGGGTGGTGGCCACCGACATCGCCGAGTCGACCGAGCTGGTGAATCTCATCCGCCGACGCCAGTTCGCCGAGTCGGCGGACGGGATCGCCATGACCGACGCCCTGGTCGGCTTGCTGCAGGAGATGACGCCCACGCACATCCTCGACTCGGTGGTGCCCGATCTGATCCGCATGCTGTCGGGTGACGAGGTCGCCGAGCTGATCGGCCTCCCGCCACGCGCCCGCCACTTCGGACTGCTCACCCTGTTGAAGGTGCTCGTCCGGTTCACCACGCACGAAGTCGAGAACGACCGGATCCTGCAACGCCTCTCCGATCACGTCGGATGGTGGATCCTCAACGGTCTGTTCGACATCGAACGGCAAGGCGAACACCGCACCGCGTTCGACATCCCCGACGTACTCGCCAACCACTGGAAGCTCCATGTCGAACCTGCGTGATCTCACCGTCGACCATGCGGTCGATCCCGGCGGCGTCTTCGACGTCTTCAGCGGCCCGTTTCTCAACACCGAGCTGTACGACACCGCCGAACTGCTCTGGTACTTCGGCGGGTGGATCCTGTGGATCCCGGTCTACTGGGTCGTCATCGCCCGACTCCGGCACGGCTACCTCGAGATCCCGGCGATCGCGGCGTGCGGCAACATCACCTGGGAGTTCCTCTGGGGGTACGTGTACCCGCAAGACATGGGCTGGGGCCTGCAGCTCATCTACATGGGTGCGTTCCTGATGGACCTGGCGATCCTGTACGGCGTCTTCCGATTCGGCCGAAAACAGATCGCCGACGAGCGAGCGCGCCCGTACTGGCCGGGCATCGTGATCGTGCTGCTCACGGTGTGGACGGCGTACTACGTCGGCTTCATCGAGCGTGGCGACGACCTGCCGCTCGGCAGTGTCACGGCCTACACGGTCAACCTCGTGATGTCGCTCGCCTACCTCTGGTTCGGTATCACCCGTCCGCTCGGCGAGTTGTCGATGATCGCCGCGGTGTTCAAGGGGTTGGGCACCGGCGGCGTGACCGTGTTCGTGTTCCTCGTCTACCGCTCCCACGAACTCGTGGTGACCCTCGCCG contains:
- a CDS encoding oxygenase MpaB family protein: MREWDDEFLDSMRQVGDPFADAVAARVLDEGQVEAVRHLLQQLLDHDDVHRAELPDHVREYLDQTAALPDWADPERMRRGEIVFERWGVAISVALFCASLPSAYACAKGVSVLAQTARLETDTRRRIMETGQFLIDVLGPGGMAPGGKGIMAIQRVRLMHAAIRHLILAHGWDSAELGLPINQEDLAGTLLSFSYTLVEPLPRLGMTLADDEVEDFLYVWRVVGEMMGVDARVVATDIAESTELVNLIRRRQFAESADGIAMTDALVGLLQEMTPTHILDSVVPDLIRMLSGDEVAELIGLPPRARHFGLLTLLKVLVRFTTHEVENDRILQRLSDHVGWWILNGLFDIERQGEHRTAFDIPDVLANHWKLHVEPA
- a CDS encoding transmembrane-type terpene cyclase, encoding MSNLRDLTVDHAVDPGGVFDVFSGPFLNTELYDTAELLWYFGGWILWIPVYWVVIARLRHGYLEIPAIAACGNITWEFLWGYVYPQDMGWGLQLIYMGAFLMDLAILYGVFRFGRKQIADERARPYWPGIVIVLLTVWTAYYVGFIERGDDLPLGSVTAYTVNLVMSLAYLWFGITRPLGELSMIAAVFKGLGTGGVTVFVFLVYRSHELVVTLAVIVSILDAGYIGWLLRRRHSEWGNVVRPSNRAPLSPAGT
- a CDS encoding TldD/PmbA family protein, with translation MSDTTSELQQIADRVVERARAGEQIEAFVSRGGETEVRIYEGEVEHFVAAQAEGIGIRVISDGRTGFAYAGTLDESAIGEVLDEARDNVQFGNADEYASLAEPDGVAPTEQSLWNDALADFATDRKIEIAKELEKLAAGKDSRVRVDDANYADAWGEAAVASTAGIRQAGRENGCYVSVSTLADDGEGDDAETQTGFGFSVGNEPSEFDLERAATEANDRATRLLGATKPSSKRVTVVLDPFVTAQFLGVISSTLNGEAVVKGRSLFKDRIGDQVAAAGVTLVDDPTNPKAYTSTDVDGEGLAARRNVLIENGRLQQFVHNAYSARRAGTVSTGNATRGGFAGTPGVGCLALSLEPGTRSQAEIIADIDDGLLVQQMQGLHSGVNPISGDFSTGAAGLLINNGEVGAPVREFTIASTLQRMLLDIVEVGGDIDWLPMRSAGMSLVISDITMSGN
- a CDS encoding TldD/PmbA family protein; its protein translation is MIEQDVLERVLSSATKTGADFAEVYAEDKRSTSAGLDDGLVEQVTSGRDRGAGIRVIAGDTTGFAYTSDLSEAGLLAAAGAASAAARGGGGGVKTVGLTKAAAHRPNTIIHDPDSIEKARKVELLNRMNDAARAYGEQIVQVSAGYGDSRKRVLVANTDGVLADDEIVRTLLRINAVADGDGGMQTGYQSMGHTVGFEIFDTVDVEEMAREAARQAITKLQARPAPSGEMPVVIKHGTGGVLFHEACGHGLEADHIQKGASVYAGKVGELVANPLVTLVDDGTMPGEWGTLGIDDEGQRTQRNVLIEDGILTDYMWDFLRARKDGRPQSGNGRRQSYQHLPMVRMTNTFVMNGPDNPDDIVSSTPNGVYVAKLGGGSVNTASGDFVFGMTEAYLIEDGKITEPLRDGNLIGNGPKVLQDIDMLANDFSMGSPGTCGKDGQGVPVGDGQPTLRVKALTVGGTAA